The genomic region ACGGGCGGTGCAAAATTTGAGTATGCCAAACTGAGGCATGTGAGGGTGATCTGCTACTTTTTTGGCTAAAAGCCAAAAATTAAACGCTAATTATGACACAATTGTATGTCtttcattaaaatatttatagaaTAGTTTCAATGGTATTGGTATACAAGTAAGCAAGTTGTGATATGATGGGTAAAACGTCTGTTTGGCAAATTTGATTAATCCGATGGATTTGCAGTAGGCAATAGTCATTCCATATAGGAAGCTAATTTTCAAACACTCTTTTTGGCGATCATAACCAGTCTTTATTTTTGGCAACTAGATTGGTTAAATGAAACAGAAATAACGAGCATGATTAAACGTGAGTGTGTATGAAGAGAAATGGAGAGcgtgtttattatttttagaatgTGTAGCAATTATCATCATCTTTAGGTGTGATTCGTCCGTCAATGAATTAGCTAACCTGATTATGATTTACATTTGATAATCATGGACCAACTACTCATCATTGCCTTATTAAGTTATTGCCTCACCAACTTGCTAATCGACAAGAACCCCTCCATGGTCAAGCAATCTCATACAAGAATGACATTAATCCATGTTTCACAAAACCTAGTTATGGTGGCTCAAACATGGAAGATTTACATGCATGAAATAGGAATATCGAAGTGACAATGTCTTAAACCAAACAAACCATGTCATGATGGTATAATTTATTTACAAGAAAAGACCAAGGTcgaattagggtttaggattcAATGTGTTATACATGCAATACGATCCGTTTGGAAACCTGTATACTGCATTACATTAACTAAACTTGTCCCGCAACTATATACATGCAGAGTTGGCAAGTTATGATTGTCCAGTGAAAGACCACATGGCAAATAAGTAGGACCCAGTACGACCAAGCTGGCAAATCCAAACGTAGCGCACCTAGGAGAATGACACAGAGCCAAAGCCAAATggcagaaagagagagaacgaGTCAGACGTAACTTCCTATCTATATGAATACCACTCTCCAATCTCCGCATCCCtctctttcattttttcaaGTCTCTCTCAtccttcctcctcctctctcgCTCTCACATTCACAGGTTCGTTCATATTCTGCACTCGATCTCGATCTACTATTTCGCAATTGCTTCGAATAATGTCTGACCGATCGGTATTTGGTTTTTGATTTGCATGTCATTTGTTTCGTTAGATCCATTTCGTTCATTACATTTGATGGATTTTTTGTGACGTTCAGATTTCTCTGTTTAATATTTTGAGGATTTGGTGTTTATGGTTTTGTAAAATTTCATCGTCGAATCTCTTCGAGAATTGTGGTGTTTAATTAgatcaaggtttgtgataacaaTATGTATTGGTTTGCTGATATCTGTGGCTAATTCTTGTTCATCGTTGTCTAGACTTTTGTAATCAAAATTCTGATTTCATCGGTAGGTTAGATGGGAATTGTTTAGATCTGTCATACCATGTGACATGATTCGGgattcggttttcggtttttggtTTCCAGTGATGGACATTTTATGCATGCTTTCATATTTCATatgcttctttattttttttatcttgagATTTCAGTGTTCTGGTCGAAATGGAGAAGTGAttcatattattttgttttttcgcAGTCTAGAGATGGATACCTTCCTCTTCACCTCCGAATCCGTCAATGAGGGACACCCCGACAAGCTCTGCGACCAAGTCTCAGATGCGGTTCTCGATGCTTGCTTGGAACAAGACCCCGAGAGCAAAGTTGCATGCGAGACATGTACGAAAACCAACATGGTCATGGTCTTTGGTGAGATCACAACCAAAGCGAAAGTAGATTACGAGAAAATAGTCCGAGATACTTGCAGAGGAATAGGGTTTACATCCGCTGATGTAGGCCTTGACGCTGACAACTGCAAAGTCCTTGTCAACATTGAGAAGCAAAGCCCTGAAATTGCAGAGGGAGTTCATGGACACCTTACCAAGAAGCCCGAGGAAATTGGAGCCGGCGACCAAGGCCACATGTTTGGTTACGCCACAGATGAAACACCCGAGTTCATGCCACTCACTCATGTCCTTGCTACAAAGATTGGCGCCAAGCTTACGGAGGTCAGAAAGAATAAAACAGTCCCATGGTTGAGGCCCGATGGTAAGACCCAAGTGACTGTTGAGTACAAGAATGAGAATGGGGCCATGGTCCCGATTCGGGTGCACACCATCCTTATCTCAACCCAACATGATGAGAATGTCACAAACGAGCAGATTGCTGCTGATTTGAAGGAACATGTGATCAAACCTGTTGTCCCAGCTCAATTCATTGATGACAAAATTATCTACCATTTGAACCCTTCAGGCCGATTCGTCATTGGAGGACCCCATGGAGATGCTGGTCTCACTGGCCGGAAGATAATCATAGACACCTATGGTGGTTGGGGTGCTCATGGTGGTGGTGCTTTCTCTGGAAAGGATCCAACCAAGGTTGACCGGAGTGGTGCATACATTGTAAGGCAGGCAGCAAAAAGTGTTGTGGCATCCGGGCTTGCTCGCCGCTGTATTGTTCAGGTTTCTTATGCTATTGGCGTCCCAGAACCCCTATCGGTTTTCGTGGATACCTACAAAACTGGAAAAATCCCAGACAAGGACATATTGGTTCTCATCAAGGAGAACTTTGACTTTAGGCCGGGAATGATTGCCATCGACCTtgatttgaaaagagggggcaACCTCAGGTACCAAAAGACCGCTGCTTATGGTCATTTTGGCCGCGATGATCCAGATTTCACATGGGAGACCGTCAAGATCCTCAAGCCAAAAGCGTGACACACTAGCTCGTAGCCGCTGTTCAGCTTGTTAGAGAATAAAGAAACTTTCAATTCATACGTCTGATGTCGAGGTCTACATTTCGAGGCTCAAACCAGCGTTGAGAATAGGCGATTTGTGCTTTTAAGTTGAGGTAGTAGCAAAGTTAGGCGCCAGTAGTATTTTGTTGCGTTGTCTTTCgttgttttatcatttttcatgtTTCCAAATTTTTCCCATTACCCAGCTTCTTGATTGTTGAGGATTCTGGCATTGGACTTGGTTTAGAAGCTTATTACAAACAATTGAAATCGAATAATTGTATGATCGTAGACAGCAGTAGTTCCAATTTCGTTGTAGAAAGACAGAGCATCCAATCTTTTGGGCTTCTGGAACATCAAAGATATCATAAATAAGCTCATTGTACAACTAATGTAATAGCTTGGATGACTACACCCATAGCAAAAAGTTTGAAGCAATCATCCCTAACATGACTCGTTTCACGAATGTAACCACAAGCGATCATGCAACCGCTCTTCTCCAGCACCAAACATCTCATCAACCCTTTCGCCATCCCGGTAGAAATGGAAGGTGGGCGTGTAGCGGATGTGCTGTGTTGTTTCGGGGCATTCATCAATGTCTGCATAGACGAAAGAGAGCTTTGGGAAACTGTTACTCAGCTGGCAGAATGCAGGAAGGATCTGGCTACACACACGGCACCTGAAAACGATACCAAAATCGAAGCAATTGAGTCACTGAGGCAATTCATCAAACACCTTGTGTGCAAAATTCAATTGCTAATAGTTTTGAAAATAGTTGGAGTGGGAGACGTACCAAGATGCACCATAATTGATGACTGCCTGCAAGAAGATGAAAAAAGACAACATTTAATGGGTTGCAATGGAAAattgccatatatatatatattgaaaggTGGGATTTTGGGTGCATACAGGGGATTTGCAGGACTTGATTTGAACAAGGATGTCTTTGAGGTTTTGGTCGCTGGAAGCACTCTTTAGGTTGCCATGGCGATTCTCTGGTAAATCCAAGCCCGTGCCTTCTAATCCCTTCTTGCTGCCGGTGGCTCCGTCGCCTCCGCCGCCGACTCCTCCCGCCATTTCTCTCAGCTTTCAATTGTGCTCTCTCTCACCCACGAAGGCCACAATAGGATTTTACAATTCGACACCATGTCGTGTTAAAATGGGATGATTTCGACGAGGAACAGTGATTTGGCTAATTGTTTTCACTCAAGACACCCATATAATTAGAGTATAATTACATTATAACCCTCCACATTTGAGGTGTCTTAAAATAAACCATGCTCACATTAGAGAATGATTCGGAGTTCTTACAAAGTGAAATCTTGCAGTACCAAACACGAGATAGATCTTTAAAAGAGTAAGCTTTTTTCCGAATAAGCCAATTCATTTGAGACTCTACGGATCCACTCTTTTTCCTACTCAAAGAACAGCCTGTGTTTTCGGATCGAGAATTCTTTGTAGATTAAGAGATGTAATAAAATGACACTAACATAGTGACACGATTCTTGGATTCATGTCAAGTATTACTCTACCTTAATTCGGTAGTTTTACATTGGATTTATGTCATTCATCGAGATAAGCTAACAAGTGATCGAAAAGAACCGTCCGGTCGATCACCTCAAATAGAATTGTAATGGTTTAGTAAACTATGAGATGATGGCTGTTAACATTTCCTCCATTTACAGGGAGGAGCGGGCTTTGCCCGGTTACCAGCAACTATAATGTTCTTCTGTTTTCCTTCTCGTCTCGCTCCCCTTCCAAATTCCATTGCAATGATCTCCTTGTTCCATCGAAATATACAGAGGATTCCGCTTGTTCCATCATCATTTTGGTATACGAGAGGCCGGTTCAAGTGGAGAATAACTCAGCATTTTGAAGCAAAAGAAGACCACTTGAACAACCGCTGCAATCAACTTGAGTTGATTTCGACAAAAGCCCCCCGATGGAACTTCTTGCAAAATGCCTCTATGGCTGATTGAATTCGGTCTTGGTCCTGCAACCAAATTTCTCAATGATATTCATTCAAACAACTTATATAATGTAACTCCGTACCTAAAACCTCAAGAAATGTTCCAGTACCTTGCCCTCGAAGTAGATTATAACAGGCTCCGTCCTTGATTTGCGGCGACAACCTTAATATTTCCCATGGAAGATCACAATCAGAATTAATATATGATATCATGTTGTCCTAGAGATCTAAAGATTTCAAAAGGCACTTACCAATGAAAAGGTCTGGAAATTCAAGGCAAAGTTTTGACAGAGGTTGAGCAATTTCGACCTGcaattttcacccaaaaaaaaaaaaaagagatgactACCATGCAAACAGTAATATGTCGATTTATTCCCAATTAATCGCATGCTAATACTGCACTCGATGTTTGACATTATATATTCCAGAATTTCTAAGAAAATGCGATCTTCTCAATTATAGAACTCAGTACTTCAACGACTAACATTTAGAGAAATCGATAGGTATCCTTCTGAAGTGGACTATATACACAAACACACAGCCCACTTATCGCTCTTGGCATAAGTTCTATAAGCTCTTCTAGTGCCTAGGATTTGATTGGATTTGATAACTCACTAGATTCAAGGTATGTTgaaggaagatgaagaaatttcGACCATGTTGAAGGTTGAAGACGAATTAGTCATGAAGGAACGTTATCCCTTTCCAACCCCACAAAATGGTAGGATACCAACACCTAATAACTTATCCTTCTAGTCCCCCCAGAATGAATAATCATTCACCtctaactttattttttaacttcaaCATACCTTGAATGTTTAGAGTTTTCCAATCTTAGGCACCAAACGAGCCAATATTTCCCCCTAATGATTCATCTCATGTACCTTTATGGTAAAATAGGCCAAGCACAGCATAAAAGAATCATCATCCCAACTATGCACGTAGGGTGATTCACACAATGAGGATTATGATTATGATTACATGCCTATAATTTATTTCAATACAAGAAAATAAGATGTCAGAAGTTGAAATGGAAGCTACATTAACGAATTAGCAGGGATTGCAAAATGTTTGTGTGTTGAGGTGGGGTGGTAAAACTTTATAAGTCTTGCATGCTAATGTTGTCAGACTGTCAGTGTGGACCACCGCCCACCGCTGCTTATTGTTTAAACATGTGCTTCCATTTAACAGTCCAGTAAATAAAAAGATATTGTCTGGAAAAGAACATTGAGTGTGTCTTGCGTGGGCACACCCAAATTTTCAAGACTtaatatattgaaaatataatggAATACGGAATTACTTACATCTGTAAGGTTTGTTGTCAAGTGCTTAGATACAAATGGTTGCATCGTTGCTAGTGCACCATCGGATCTCATTAGTTCAATTAGACAGTTCCACTGCTCATCCAGCTCCAAGATATTTGTTGCAGTAAGGattattacatttttacacttgATCTGCAAGAGCCAATCATTTGATCATTCTATATATAATCCGTACTTTACTGGTCagatgtatatatacacacaaatcAGTCAAGAGAAAACTTCAGATTTTTTCCAGTGGAAGCTTCAATACGATGTCACGAATTCTAGCTGACCAGATATACAAAAAGCAAAACTTCATATGCGACCTTTCAAACACATACCAAAGGGACAATCAGCTTTTCATGATGCAATAGTTCAGTGATACCTTCAGGGAACAGAGCCATCTGAGAAAGcaaaaacaagaataaaatCAAATTCATGCTGTAGGACTCTGTCACTGTAAGATATGTAAAATAACTATTTACGGGAACATATTACACAGAAAGTAACAACCAACAGAAATGAAACAAAGCACAACGAGATCGTGCTATCATACATtgcattaaataataaaaaacttgtAACATCTAAGTACCTCATTCCGGTCACCAGTGCATTGATCACCTATAAGATGCCTTAGAGATTCTTCAAATTCTTCATCAGGAGCCTAAACAATGAAGATTGACCAACCTCAATATTGTTAGGGGCTTAgagaaaaactaaaataattgcATAAATTCGGACATCTCAATGATATTCTCATGGATTCCATTTTACAAGTCGATGGTTGAAGGATTAATACAGATTTCCATTTTCCAAGAATGAAATACTAACAGATTCAATAACATATCACTCTTTAGTGCTTTAGAAAGTTCAGCCAAAACAAACATACCAGACGAACAGCAAAAGCCTTTGCAACACCTGCCAAAGTGACATCTGAGTGCAGTGGACCAACCCCTCCATACATAAATACCTACATAGTAGTTTCGAAAAACATTGACTAGACACTagaacaaaaaaaggaaaaatctctcATCCATTTCATAACTAATAAAACCCCTAAGAACTATCAAACAGGCTGTAATGATTTACCATATCATCAGTTGATTGTCGTCGCTCGACTTCTTCGGCGACAGCATCTATCTGTTACCAAGAGAATGTcatggaaaatgaaaatgtaagGTGACGCGAGTAAATGTTTCAGGTTCCACGTGTAACTGCACATCCATCACTGCAGTTACATAATTAGATATATAGGTAACTGAAACTAGGCCAactatgtttttataaaaaataaaaaactttgcaATAGTAACTCACATCATTCCTAACAACAGCAGTTTGTGATACCAACCAGCCAATAGAATGGAGCTTTCTACACAATGAAGGCCCTATTTGATCCTCAACAGTGCCAAACCTGAGCTATCAAACAGATAAACAGAAACGAATAAACTTCAGTAATAACATTGGGTTGAGGAAAAAATGGTTACACAAGTTACTACGACATTTAAACCATGAATCGTTTCTTTccttaatgttttgaagtaaataCTATGTCAGTCTTCTGACACTAGTGACTGTTTATGTGTTCCTTTGCATAAGttataattaaaaatgtaaGAAAAACAATGATCATGAACATGGACATGATGACTAATAAAGTTAACTCAAAGTACTAAA from Pyrus communis chromosome 9, drPyrComm1.1, whole genome shotgun sequence harbors:
- the LOC137745181 gene encoding S-adenosylmethionine synthase 4, with protein sequence MDTFLFTSESVNEGHPDKLCDQVSDAVLDACLEQDPESKVACETCTKTNMVMVFGEITTKAKVDYEKIVRDTCRGIGFTSADVGLDADNCKVLVNIEKQSPEIAEGVHGHLTKKPEEIGAGDQGHMFGYATDETPEFMPLTHVLATKIGAKLTEVRKNKTVPWLRPDGKTQVTVEYKNENGAMVPIRVHTILISTQHDENVTNEQIAADLKEHVIKPVVPAQFIDDKIIYHLNPSGRFVIGGPHGDAGLTGRKIIIDTYGGWGAHGGGAFSGKDPTKVDRSGAYIVRQAAKSVVASGLARRCIVQVSYAIGVPEPLSVFVDTYKTGKIPDKDILVLIKENFDFRPGMIAIDLDLKRGGNLRYQKTAAYGHFGRDDPDFTWETVKILKPKA
- the LOC137745182 gene encoding thioredoxin-like 3-3 translates to MAGGVGGGGDGATGSKKGLEGTGLDLPENRHGNLKSASSDQNLKDILVQIKSCKSPAVINYGASWCRVCSQILPAFCQLSNSFPKLSFVYADIDECPETTQHIRYTPTFHFYRDGERVDEMFGAGEERLHDRLWLHS